One Pseudomonas rhizophila DNA window includes the following coding sequences:
- the rplT gene encoding 50S ribosomal protein L20 translates to MARVKRGVIARKRHKKILKLAKGYYGARSRVFRVAKQAVIKAGQYAYRDRRQKKRQFRALWIARINAGARVNGLSYSRFIAGLKKASIEIDRKVLADLAVNEKAAFAAIVEKAKATLA, encoded by the coding sequence ATGGCTCGTGTAAAGCGTGGCGTCATTGCCCGTAAGCGTCACAAAAAAATTCTGAAACTTGCTAAAGGCTACTACGGCGCGCGTTCCCGCGTATTCCGTGTTGCCAAGCAAGCGGTAATCAAGGCAGGCCAATACGCCTACCGTGACCGTCGTCAGAAAAAACGTCAGTTCCGCGCTCTGTGGATCGCTCGTATCAACGCTGGTGCTCGTGTTAACGGTCTGTCCTACAGCCGTTTCATTGCCGGCCTGAAAAAAGCGTCCATCGAGATCGACCGTAAGGTTCTGGCTGATCTGGCAGTGAACGAAAAAGCGGCGTTTGCTGCGATTGTCGAGAAAGCTAAAGCCACCTTGGCTTAA
- a CDS encoding sugar ABC transporter ATP-binding protein has translation MSVRDPNAVLSVSGIGKTYAQPVLSDIDLTLMRGEVLALTGENGAGKSTLSKIIGGLVTPTTGQMQFQGQDYRPGSRTQAEELGVRMVMQELNLLPTLSVAENLFLHNLPSRGGWISRKQLRKAAVEAMAQVGLDAIDPDTLVSELGIGHQQMVEIARNLIGDCHVLILDEPTAMLTAREVEMLFEQITRLQARGVSIIYISHRLEELARVAQRIAVLRDGNLVCVEPMANYNSEQLVTLMVGRELGEHIDLGPRQIGAPALTVNGLSRSDKVRDVSFEVRSGEIFGISGLIGAGRTELLRLIFGADAADSGTVALGSPANVVSIRSPSDAVAHGIALITEDRKGEGLLLTQSIAANIALGNMPEISSGGFVNGSEEFALAQRQIDAMRIRSSSPTQLVSELSGGNQQKVVIGRWLERDCSVLLFDEPTRGIDVGAKFDIYALLGELTRQGKALIVVSSDLRELMLICDRIGVLSAGRLIDTFERDSWTQDDLLAAAFAGYQKRDALLNEAAPRDFS, from the coding sequence ATGTCCGTTCGCGACCCGAACGCTGTCCTTTCGGTCAGCGGCATCGGCAAGACCTATGCCCAACCGGTACTGAGCGACATCGACCTGACGTTGATGCGCGGCGAAGTGCTGGCGCTGACCGGCGAAAATGGCGCCGGCAAGAGCACCCTGTCCAAGATCATCGGCGGGCTGGTGACGCCGACCACCGGGCAGATGCAATTCCAGGGGCAGGATTATCGCCCTGGCAGTCGTACCCAGGCTGAAGAGCTGGGCGTGCGCATGGTGATGCAGGAGCTCAACCTGCTGCCGACACTTTCCGTGGCCGAAAACCTGTTCCTCCACAACCTGCCCAGTCGTGGCGGCTGGATCAGTCGCAAGCAACTGCGCAAAGCGGCGGTCGAGGCCATGGCCCAGGTGGGGCTCGATGCGATCGACCCTGACACACTGGTCAGTGAGTTGGGCATCGGTCACCAACAGATGGTCGAAATCGCCCGCAACCTGATCGGCGATTGCCATGTGCTGATTCTCGACGAGCCGACTGCGATGCTGACCGCTCGTGAGGTGGAGATGCTCTTCGAGCAGATCACGCGTCTGCAGGCGCGGGGCGTGTCGATCATTTATATTTCCCATCGCCTCGAAGAACTGGCTCGGGTGGCCCAGCGCATTGCGGTACTGCGCGACGGCAACCTGGTCTGCGTCGAGCCGATGGCCAACTACAACAGCGAGCAGTTGGTGACGCTGATGGTCGGGCGGGAGCTGGGCGAGCACATCGACCTGGGCCCGCGCCAGATCGGCGCGCCGGCGTTGACCGTCAACGGCTTGAGCCGTTCGGACAAGGTCCGCGATGTGTCCTTCGAGGTGCGCAGCGGCGAGATATTCGGTATTTCCGGGTTGATCGGGGCAGGGCGCACCGAGCTGCTGCGGTTGATCTTCGGCGCCGATGCGGCCGACAGCGGCACGGTGGCGCTGGGTTCGCCGGCCAATGTCGTCAGCATTCGCTCGCCGTCCGATGCGGTGGCCCACGGCATCGCGCTGATCACCGAGGACCGCAAGGGCGAAGGCCTGCTACTGACTCAATCCATCGCCGCCAACATTGCCCTGGGCAACATGCCGGAAATCTCCAGCGGCGGCTTCGTCAATGGCAGCGAAGAGTTCGCGTTGGCGCAGCGACAGATCGACGCCATGCGAATCCGCAGCTCCAGTCCGACACAGTTGGTGTCCGAACTGTCGGGCGGCAATCAACAGAAGGTGGTGATCGGTCGCTGGCTGGAACGCGATTGCTCGGTATTGCTGTTCGACGAGCCGACCCGAGGCATCGACGTCGGCGCCAAATTCGACATCTATGCGCTGCTCGGTGAGCTGACGCGCCAGGGCAAGGCGTTGATTGTGGTGTCCAGCGACCTGCGGGAATTGATGCTGATCTGTGACCGGATCGGCGTGCTGTCCGCCGGCCGCCTGATTGACACCTTCGAGCGCGACAGCTGGACCCAGGATGACTTGCTTGCCGCCGCATTCGCCGGCTACCAGAAACGTGATGCGTTGCTCAACGAAGCAGCGCCTAGGGACTTCTCATGA
- the rbsK gene encoding ribokinase, with translation MPAKVVVVGSLNMDLVTRAPRLPRGGETLIGESFCTIPGGKGANQAVAAARLGAKVSMVGCVGSDAYGQQLRGALLAEGIDCQSVSVVAGSSGVALIVVDDNSQNAIVIVAGANGVLTPDVLDQFDEVLRSADVIICQLEVPDATVGHALKRGRELGKTVILNPAPASRPLPADWYACIDYLIPNESEAAVLSGLAVDSLETAEAAATQLLAAGAGKVIVTLGAQGLMFANGASFQHFPAPLVKAVDTTAAGDTFVGGFAAALADGKSEVEAIRFGQVAAALSVTRAGAQPSIPTLLEVQAFKS, from the coding sequence ATGCCAGCAAAAGTAGTGGTAGTAGGCAGCCTGAACATGGACCTGGTGACCCGTGCACCCCGTCTTCCCAGGGGCGGTGAAACGCTGATTGGTGAATCGTTCTGCACCATCCCGGGCGGGAAGGGCGCCAATCAGGCCGTGGCCGCGGCGCGCCTGGGGGCGAAGGTGTCCATGGTCGGTTGCGTGGGCAGTGATGCCTATGGCCAGCAATTGCGCGGGGCGCTGCTGGCCGAGGGCATCGATTGCCAGTCGGTCAGTGTCGTGGCCGGCTCCAGCGGCGTAGCGCTGATCGTTGTCGACGACAACAGCCAGAATGCGATCGTGATCGTCGCCGGGGCCAACGGCGTGCTTACCCCTGATGTCCTGGACCAGTTCGATGAGGTGCTGCGCAGCGCCGACGTCATTATCTGCCAGCTTGAGGTGCCGGACGCGACCGTCGGGCATGCACTCAAGCGCGGCCGGGAACTGGGCAAGACCGTCATCCTGAACCCGGCGCCGGCCTCCCGGCCCTTGCCGGCCGACTGGTACGCCTGTATCGACTATCTGATTCCCAATGAGAGCGAAGCCGCCGTGCTGAGCGGGCTGGCGGTGGACTCTCTGGAAACCGCCGAAGCGGCCGCGACGCAATTGCTCGCCGCTGGTGCCGGCAAGGTGATCGTGACCCTGGGCGCCCAGGGTCTGATGTTCGCCAACGGCGCGAGTTTCCAGCACTTCCCGGCGCCGTTGGTCAAGGCGGTTGACACCACGGCGGCCGGAGACACCTTTGTCGGCGGCTTCGCCGCAGCCTTGGCTGACGGCAAAAGCGAGGTCGAGGCGATTCGTTTTGGTCAGGTCGCTGCCGCGTTGTCGGTCACCCGTGCGGGGGCACAGCCCTCCATTCCCACCTTGCTGGAAGTACAGGCTTTCAAATCATGA
- the rbsD gene encoding D-ribose pyranase, with translation MKKTPLLNIALSRLIASLGHGDKVVIGDAGLPVPPQVELIDLALTHGIPDFVSTLKVLLSEMQVESHVLAEEIFDKQPAALATLEALHADGALGARELVSHEQFKAVSRQARAIIRTGECSPYCNIVLIAGVTF, from the coding sequence ATGAAAAAGACGCCGTTGTTGAATATCGCGCTGTCGCGACTGATCGCTTCCCTTGGCCACGGCGACAAGGTGGTCATCGGTGATGCGGGTTTGCCGGTGCCCCCACAGGTCGAGTTGATCGACCTGGCCCTGACCCACGGCATCCCGGATTTTGTCAGCACCCTGAAAGTGCTGCTCAGCGAAATGCAGGTGGAAAGCCACGTACTCGCTGAAGAGATTTTCGATAAACAACCTGCGGCCCTGGCGACACTGGAGGCACTGCATGCCGATGGCGCGCTGGGGGCGCGGGAGCTGGTCAGCCATGAACAATTCAAGGCGGTCAGCAGGCAAGCTCGGGCGATTATTCGCACGGGAGAATGCTCCCCGTATTGCAACATCGTGTTGATTGCCGGAGTAACGTTCTAA
- a CDS encoding LacI family DNA-binding transcriptional regulator, with amino-acid sequence MATIKDVAALAGISYTTVSHVVNKTRPVSEEVRRKVEAAIEQLDYVPSAVARSLKAKTTATIGLLVPNSLNPYFAELARGIEDYCERNGYCVILCNSDDNPDKQRSYLRVLLEKRIDGLIVASAGGDAGLAQGLTSVRTPMVIVDRGLDGVDADLVRIDHEHGAYLATRHLLELGHRDIAFIGGPADTSVAQMRLAGYCRALKEAGVELPVERMLESDFTSTGGYQAAARLLEQRPPSAIFAANDMIGIGVLRAAAERNVRVPSELSVIGFDDIQMSRYVYPALTTVGQSILQLGEMAAEVLLRRIATPGLATDQRIVTPSIVLRESTAPLSGTFAQYR; translated from the coding sequence ATGGCGACGATCAAGGATGTGGCGGCGCTCGCGGGAATTTCCTACACGACCGTCTCCCACGTAGTGAACAAGACGCGACCGGTCAGCGAAGAGGTGCGGCGCAAGGTCGAGGCCGCCATCGAGCAGCTCGACTACGTGCCCAGCGCGGTGGCCCGCTCGCTCAAGGCCAAGACCACTGCAACCATTGGCTTGCTGGTGCCCAACAGCCTCAATCCCTACTTTGCCGAACTGGCCCGGGGGATCGAGGATTACTGTGAGCGCAACGGCTACTGCGTGATCCTGTGCAACTCCGACGACAACCCGGACAAGCAGCGCAGTTATCTGCGGGTGCTGCTGGAAAAACGCATCGACGGTCTGATCGTCGCTTCCGCCGGCGGCGATGCCGGTCTCGCCCAGGGGCTGACCAGCGTGCGTACGCCCATGGTCATCGTCGACCGTGGGCTCGACGGTGTCGACGCGGACCTGGTGCGCATCGATCATGAGCACGGCGCCTACCTCGCCACCCGGCACCTGCTGGAGCTTGGCCACCGTGATATCGCCTTTATCGGTGGCCCGGCGGACACCAGCGTGGCGCAGATGCGTCTGGCCGGTTACTGCCGCGCCCTGAAAGAAGCCGGGGTCGAGCTGCCCGTCGAACGCATGCTCGAAAGCGATTTCACCAGCACCGGTGGTTATCAGGCGGCGGCCAGGCTGCTCGAACAACGGCCGCCCAGTGCGATTTTTGCGGCCAACGACATGATCGGAATCGGTGTGCTGCGCGCCGCCGCCGAGCGCAACGTGCGCGTGCCCAGTGAACTGTCGGTCATTGGTTTCGATGACATTCAGATGAGCCGTTATGTCTATCCGGCGCTGACCACGGTGGGGCAGTCGATCCTGCAGCTCGGTGAGATGGCCGCTGAAGTGCTGTTGCGGCGGATCGCAACGCCGGGGCTGGCCACCGATCAGCGCATCGTGACACCCAGCATTGTCTTGCGAGAGTCGACTGCACCGCTGTCAGGTACATTCGCCCAATACCGCTGA
- the rpmI gene encoding 50S ribosomal protein L35, producing MPKMKTKSGAAKRFLKTANGIKHKHAFKSHILTKMSTKRKRQLRGSSLLHPSDVAKVERMLRLR from the coding sequence ATGCCAAAGATGAAAACTAAAAGTGGTGCTGCTAAGCGGTTTCTGAAAACTGCTAACGGTATCAAGCACAAGCACGCTTTCAAGAGCCACATCCTGACCAAAATGTCGACCAAGCGTAAGCGTCAACTGCGCGGTAGCAGCTTGCTGCATCCGTCTGACGTGGCAAAAGTCGAGCGCATGCTGCGCCTTCGTTAA
- a CDS encoding nucleoside hydrolase, giving the protein MHRYAQKMRQLFRSLLLLSLITATSAQAAEKIDLIIDTDPGADDVVALLFALASPEELNIRALTTVAGNVRLDKTSRNARLAREWAGREDVPVYAGAPKPMMRTPIYAENIHGKEGLSGVEVYEPKKGLAKGNAVNYLIDTLKAAKPHSITIAMLGPQTNLALALIQEPEIVQGIKEVVIMGGAHFNGGNITPVAEFNLYADPQAAEVVLKSGVKLTYLPLDVTHKILTSEARLKQIAAVNNKASKIVGDILNEYVKGDMEHYGMTGGPVHDATVVAYLLKPELFTGRSVNVVVDSREGPTFGQTIVDWYDGLKAPKNAYWVQDGDAQGFFDLLTERLARLK; this is encoded by the coding sequence ATGCACCGCTATGCTCAGAAAATGCGTCAACTGTTCCGGAGTCTGCTGCTTTTGTCACTGATCACTGCTACGAGCGCCCAGGCGGCGGAAAAAATCGACCTGATCATCGACACTGATCCGGGGGCCGACGATGTGGTTGCCCTGTTGTTTGCCCTGGCTTCCCCCGAAGAGCTGAATATCCGCGCGTTGACCACCGTCGCTGGCAACGTGCGTCTGGACAAGACATCGCGCAACGCTCGCCTGGCCCGGGAATGGGCGGGGCGCGAAGACGTGCCGGTGTATGCCGGTGCGCCGAAGCCGATGATGCGCACGCCTATCTACGCGGAAAACATCCATGGCAAGGAAGGCCTGTCAGGTGTCGAGGTGTATGAGCCGAAGAAGGGGCTGGCCAAGGGCAACGCCGTCAACTACCTGATCGATACCCTCAAGGCTGCCAAGCCCCATAGCATCACCATTGCCATGCTTGGCCCGCAGACCAACCTGGCCCTGGCATTGATACAGGAGCCCGAAATTGTCCAGGGCATCAAGGAAGTGGTGATCATGGGCGGTGCGCACTTCAATGGCGGCAACATCACTCCGGTGGCCGAGTTCAACCTGTACGCTGATCCACAGGCCGCAGAAGTGGTGCTCAAGAGCGGTGTGAAGCTCACTTACCTGCCGCTGGATGTGACCCACAAGATCCTCACCAGCGAAGCACGCCTGAAGCAGATCGCTGCCGTGAACAACAAGGCCAGCAAGATCGTCGGCGACATTCTCAACGAATACGTCAAAGGTGATATGGAGCACTACGGCATGACGGGTGGGCCGGTGCACGACGCCACGGTGGTTGCCTACCTGCTCAAGCCAGAGTTGTTTACCGGGCGTTCAGTCAACGTCGTGGTGGACAGCCGTGAAGGGCCGACTTTCGGACAGACCATCGTTGACTGGTACGACGGCCTGAAGGCACCCAAAAATGCCTACTGGGTGCAGGATGGCGACGCTCAGGGCTTTTTTGACCTGCTGACCGAGCGCCTGGCGCGTCTGAAGTAA
- a CDS encoding cold-shock protein, with protein sequence MSNRQTGTVKWFNDEKGFGFITPTGGGDDLFVHFKAIESDGFKSLKEGQTVSFVAEKGQKGMQAAQVRPE encoded by the coding sequence ATGTCTAATCGCCAAACCGGCACCGTTAAATGGTTCAACGATGAAAAAGGCTTCGGCTTCATCACTCCTACAGGTGGCGGTGACGACCTGTTCGTACACTTCAAAGCTATCGAAAGCGACGGTTTCAAAAGCCTGAAAGAAGGCCAGACCGTTTCCTTCGTGGCTGAGAAAGGCCAAAAGGGTATGCAAGCTGCACAGGTTCGCCCAGAGTAA
- the pheS gene encoding phenylalanine--tRNA ligase subunit alpha, with protein MENLDALVSQALEAVQSAEDINALEQIRVHYLGKKGELTQVMKTLGNLPAEERPQVGALINVAKERVTEVLNARKALFEEADLAAKLAAESIDVTLPGRGQTSGGLHPVTRTLERIEQFFTHIGYGIAEGPEVEDDYHNFEALNIPGHHPARSMHDTFYFNANMLLRTHTSPVQVRTMESQQPPIRIVCPGRVYRSDSDITHSPMFHQVEGLLVDRDINFADLKGTIEEFLRVFFEKELAVRFRPSYFPFTEPSAEVDMECVMCSGKGCRVCKQTGWLEVMGCGMVHPNVLRMSGIDPEEFSGFAFGMGVERLAMLRYGVNDLRLFFDNDLRFLAQFR; from the coding sequence ATGGAAAACCTGGACGCGCTGGTCTCTCAAGCACTAGAGGCTGTGCAAAGCGCTGAAGATATCAATGCCCTGGAGCAAATCCGGGTTCACTACCTTGGCAAGAAGGGCGAGTTGACTCAGGTGATGAAGACCCTGGGGAACCTGCCGGCCGAAGAGCGTCCGCAGGTCGGTGCGCTGATCAACGTTGCCAAGGAGCGTGTTACAGAAGTCCTTAATGCGCGCAAGGCCTTGTTCGAGGAAGCGGATCTGGCTGCCAAGCTCGCCGCCGAATCCATCGACGTGACCCTGCCTGGCCGCGGCCAGACTTCCGGCGGTCTGCATCCGGTTACCCGGACCCTGGAACGTATCGAGCAGTTCTTCACCCACATCGGCTACGGCATTGCCGAAGGCCCTGAGGTCGAAGACGACTATCACAACTTCGAGGCGCTCAACATCCCAGGCCATCACCCGGCCCGGTCGATGCATGACACCTTCTATTTCAACGCGAACATGCTGTTGCGCACCCATACCTCGCCGGTACAGGTCCGCACCATGGAATCGCAGCAGCCGCCGATCCGCATTGTCTGCCCAGGCCGTGTGTACCGTAGCGACTCCGATATCACCCACTCGCCGATGTTCCATCAGGTCGAAGGCCTGCTGGTGGATCGCGACATCAATTTCGCCGACCTGAAAGGGACTATCGAAGAGTTCCTGCGGGTGTTCTTCGAGAAAGAACTGGCGGTGCGTTTCCGTCCTTCGTACTTCCCGTTCACCGAGCCATCCGCTGAAGTCGATATGGAATGCGTGATGTGCAGCGGTAAAGGCTGCCGCGTCTGCAAGCAGACCGGCTGGCTGGAGGTCATGGGCTGCGGCATGGTTCACCCGAACGTGCTGCGTATGTCCGGGATCGACCCGGAAGAGTTCTCGGGTTTTGCTTTCGGCATGGGCGTCGAGCGTCTGGCCATGCTGCGTTACGGTGTAAATGACTTGCGCCTGTTCTTCGACAACGACTTGCGGTTCCTTGCGCAATTTCGCTAA
- a CDS encoding ABC transporter permease, whose product MKTVSAVGKPSGNFYGLGTYLGLAGALLAMIALFSVLSSHFLSYDTFSTLANQIPDLMVLAVGMTFILIIGGIDLSVGSVLALAASTVSVAVLGWGWSVGPAALLGMAVAALAGTVTGSITVAWRIPSFIVSLGVLEMARGLAYQMTGSRTAYIGDSFAWLSNPIAFGISPSFIIALLVIFIAQAVLTRTVFGRYLIGIGTNEEAVRLAGINPKPYKILVFSLMGLLAGLAALFQISRLEAADPNAGSGLELQVIAAVVIGGTSLMGGRGSVISTFFGVLIISVLAAGLAQIGATEPTKRIITGAVIVVAVVLDTYRSQRASRRA is encoded by the coding sequence ATGAAAACCGTATCGGCCGTCGGCAAACCGAGTGGCAACTTCTATGGCCTGGGCACCTACCTGGGACTGGCCGGGGCCTTGTTGGCGATGATCGCGTTGTTCTCGGTCCTGAGCAGCCATTTTCTTTCGTATGACACCTTCAGCACCCTGGCCAACCAGATTCCAGACCTCATGGTGCTGGCGGTCGGCATGACCTTCATCCTGATCATCGGCGGTATCGATCTATCGGTGGGGTCGGTGCTGGCCCTGGCCGCATCGACGGTGAGCGTGGCGGTGTTGGGCTGGGGCTGGAGCGTCGGGCCGGCGGCGTTGTTGGGAATGGCCGTGGCGGCCCTGGCCGGCACCGTTACCGGTTCGATTACCGTGGCGTGGCGGATCCCATCGTTCATCGTTTCCCTCGGCGTGCTGGAAATGGCCCGAGGCCTGGCGTACCAGATGACCGGCTCGCGGACGGCCTACATCGGGGATTCCTTCGCTTGGCTATCCAATCCAATCGCCTTCGGTATTTCGCCGTCATTCATCATTGCCTTGCTGGTGATCTTCATCGCCCAGGCTGTGCTGACCCGCACCGTGTTTGGCCGTTATCTGATCGGTATCGGCACCAATGAAGAAGCCGTGCGATTGGCGGGTATCAATCCAAAACCATACAAGATCCTGGTGTTCAGCCTGATGGGGTTGCTGGCCGGTCTGGCCGCGCTGTTCCAGATTTCCCGTCTGGAAGCGGCCGACCCGAACGCTGGTTCGGGGCTCGAGCTGCAGGTCATCGCTGCTGTGGTCATCGGCGGCACGAGCCTGATGGGCGGGCGCGGTTCGGTCATCAGCACCTTCTTTGGCGTGCTGATCATCTCCGTGCTGGCCGCGGGCCTGGCGCAGATTGGCGCCACCGAACCGACCAAGCGCATCATTACCGGCGCGGTGATTGTGGTTGCGGTGGTGCTCGATACTTACCGCAGTCAGCGCGCCAGTCGGCGGGCCTGA
- a CDS encoding I78 family peptidase inhibitor, whose protein sequence is MPWKLASLGTLLAVALLSGCSSTSESTPDPVATETGYSRCEATAAEFAIGKKASPQLLEQARTRAGAQYARILKPNDMMTLEYRSDRLNLNTDANLIINRVNCG, encoded by the coding sequence ATGCCTTGGAAGCTCGCGTCATTGGGTACTTTGCTGGCCGTCGCGCTCTTGAGCGGTTGCAGCAGCACCTCTGAATCGACCCCTGATCCGGTAGCAACAGAAACAGGCTACAGCCGCTGCGAAGCAACAGCTGCCGAGTTCGCCATCGGCAAGAAGGCCTCGCCGCAACTGCTGGAACAAGCCCGCACCCGCGCCGGTGCGCAATATGCGCGGATCCTCAAGCCCAACGATATGATGACGCTTGAGTACCGCTCGGATCGCCTGAATCTCAACACTGACGCCAATCTGATCATCAATCGGGTGAACTGCGGCTGA
- the thrS gene encoding threonine--tRNA ligase — protein sequence MPTITLPDGSQRSFDHPVSVAEVAASIGAGLAKATLAGKVNGKLVDASDVIDSDATLQIITPKDEEGLEIIRHSCAHLVGHAVKQLYPSAKMVIGPVIDEGFYYDIAFERPFTPEDMEAIEQRMQQLIEKDYDVIKKVTPRAEVIEVFKARGEDYKLRLVEDMPDEQAMGLYYHEEYVDMCRGPHVPNTRFLKSFKLTKLSGAYWRGDAKNEQLQRVYGTAWADKKQLAAYIQRIEEAEKRDHRKIGKRLGLFHTQEESPGMVFWHPNGWTLYQVLEQYMRQVQRENGYLEIKTPQVVDRSLWEKSGHWANYADNMFTTQSENRDYAIKPMNCPCHVQVFNQGLKSYRELPMRLAEFGACHRNEPSGALHGIMRVRAFTQDDAHIFCTEEQMQAESAAFIKLTMDVYRDFGFTEVEMKLSTRPEKRVGSDELWDRAEAALAAALDSAGLAYDLQPGEGAFYGPKIEFSLKDCLGRVWQCGTLQLDFNLPIRLGAEYVSEDNSRKHPVMLHRAILGSFERFVGILIEHYEGAFPAWLAPTQAVIMNITDKQADFAAEVEKTLNQSGFRAKSDLRNEKIGFKIREHTLLKVPFLLVIGDREVEMQTVAVRTREGADLGSMPVAEFAEFLAQAVSRRGRPDLE from the coding sequence ATGCCAACTATTACTCTTCCCGACGGCAGTCAACGTTCATTCGATCACCCGGTTTCCGTAGCCGAGGTTGCAGCATCCATCGGCGCGGGCCTGGCCAAGGCCACCCTGGCTGGCAAGGTCAACGGCAAACTGGTCGATGCCAGCGATGTCATCGACAGCGACGCCACGCTGCAAATCATCACGCCAAAGGATGAAGAGGGGCTGGAGATCATTCGCCACTCTTGCGCGCATCTGGTGGGCCACGCGGTCAAGCAGCTGTACCCGAGCGCGAAGATGGTCATCGGGCCTGTCATCGACGAAGGCTTCTATTACGACATCGCCTTTGAGCGTCCTTTCACGCCGGAAGACATGGAGGCCATCGAACAGCGCATGCAGCAGCTGATCGAGAAAGATTACGACGTCATCAAGAAAGTGACCCCGCGTGCCGAAGTCATCGAAGTGTTCAAGGCGCGTGGCGAGGATTACAAGCTGCGTCTGGTGGAAGACATGCCGGACGAGCAGGCCATGGGCCTGTACTACCACGAAGAATACGTCGACATGTGCCGTGGCCCGCATGTGCCGAACACCCGCTTCCTGAAGTCTTTCAAGCTGACCAAGCTGTCCGGCGCCTATTGGCGTGGCGATGCGAAGAACGAGCAGTTGCAGCGCGTCTACGGCACTGCCTGGGCCGACAAGAAGCAACTGGCGGCTTACATCCAGCGTATCGAGGAAGCCGAGAAGCGTGACCATCGCAAGATCGGCAAGCGCCTGGGCCTGTTCCACACCCAGGAAGAATCCCCGGGCATGGTGTTCTGGCATCCGAACGGTTGGACCCTGTACCAGGTGCTCGAGCAGTACATGCGCCAGGTCCAGCGTGAAAACGGCTACCTGGAGATCAAGACGCCGCAAGTGGTTGACCGTAGCCTGTGGGAGAAATCCGGGCACTGGGCCAACTATGCCGACAACATGTTCACTACCCAGTCGGAAAACCGCGACTACGCCATCAAGCCGATGAACTGCCCTTGCCACGTGCAGGTGTTCAACCAGGGCCTGAAAAGCTACCGCGAGCTGCCGATGCGCCTGGCCGAGTTCGGTGCCTGCCACCGTAACGAGCCATCGGGTGCGCTGCACGGCATCATGCGCGTGCGTGCCTTCACCCAGGACGATGCGCATATCTTCTGCACCGAAGAGCAGATGCAGGCCGAATCCGCTGCCTTCATCAAGCTGACCATGGACGTCTACCGGGACTTCGGCTTTACCGAAGTCGAGATGAAGCTGTCCACTCGTCCGGAAAAACGCGTCGGCTCCGATGAGTTGTGGGATCGCGCCGAAGCAGCGCTGGCCGCTGCCCTCGATAGCGCGGGCCTTGCGTACGATCTGCAACCGGGCGAAGGGGCTTTCTACGGGCCGAAGATCGAGTTCTCGCTCAAAGATTGCCTTGGTCGCGTGTGGCAGTGTGGTACCCTGCAGCTCGATTTTAACCTGCCGATCCGTCTGGGCGCCGAATACGTGTCCGAAGACAACAGCCGCAAGCACCCGGTCATGCTTCACCGCGCGATCCTCGGTTCGTTCGAGCGCTTCGTCGGGATTCTGATCGAACACTACGAGGGTGCGTTCCCCGCGTGGTTGGCGCCGACCCAGGCAGTGATCATGAATATCACTGATAAACAGGCAGATTTTGCCGCCGAGGTCGAAAAAACTCTCAACCAAAGCGGATTTCGTGCCAAGTCCGACTTGAGAAATGAAAAGATCGGCTTTAAAATCCGCGAGCATACTTTGCTCAAGGTTCCCTTTCTCTTGGTTATTGGAGATCGGGAGGTCGAGATGCAGACTGTCGCTGTGCGTACTCGTGAAGGTGCTGACCTGGGCTCGATGCCCGTCGCCGAATTCGCTGAGTTCCTCGCGCAAGCGGTTTCCCGGCGTGGTCGCCCAGATTTGGAGTAA
- the infC gene encoding translation initiation factor IF-3, producing MIIKREMRQDKRAAPKAPINENISAREVRLIGADGEQIGIVSIDEALRIAEEAKLDLVEISADAVPPVCRVMDYGKSIFEKKKQIAAAKKNQKQIQVKEIKFRPGTEEGDYQVKLRNLVRFLSDGDRAKVSLRFRGREMAHQELGMELLKRVEQDLLEYGSVEQHPKMEGRQLIMVIAPKKKK from the coding sequence ATTATTATTAAGCGTGAAATGAGACAAGATAAACGAGCTGCACCGAAAGCCCCGATCAACGAGAATATCTCGGCACGCGAGGTTCGGTTAATTGGCGCTGACGGCGAGCAGATTGGCATCGTCTCGATTGATGAAGCGCTTCGTATTGCTGAAGAAGCCAAGCTTGATCTGGTAGAAATTTCCGCAGACGCAGTCCCGCCGGTTTGCCGGGTGATGGACTACGGCAAGTCGATCTTCGAAAAGAAGAAGCAGATTGCCGCGGCGAAGAAAAACCAGAAGCAGATTCAGGTAAAAGAAATCAAGTTTCGTCCAGGGACGGAGGAAGGGGATTACCAGGTAAAACTGCGCAACCTGGTACGTTTCCTGAGTGACGGGGACAGGGCCAAGGTATCCTTGCGATTCCGCGGCCGTGAGATGGCCCACCAGGAGCTGGGGATGGAACTCCTCAAGCGGGTTGAACAAGACCTGCTCGAGTACGGTTCGGTCGAACAGCATCCTAAGATGGAAGGACGCCAGCTGATCATGGTCATCGCCCCGAAAAAGAAGAAGTAA